The nucleotide sequence GAGCCATGAATCCAagtgctcccagctctgcactgctgctgccagccaggagcTCAGCTGGGGAACGCTGTGCAAACAGCAGCCACCCAGATCTGGTTTCAGAGGGGAAGGTACTTTCCCTGCACTTAAGGCAGACACCTTTGGCTGCAGCCACACAAAAGGTGTTGAGTCACCTGAGCTGCCACAGTGGAACAGCAGACAGCCAGGTGTGTAACTGTTCAAGCAAACACAGCTATCACTGACACAAACACATTCCTCTGGCCAAAGTGACGGCATTTATCTGATTTCCTGCAAGGCGTTATCAGTATGATGCAATGTTGCTACCACTAGTGAcagaaaaacatgtattttttaaagtcctGTGACTAATGCTTTGTAAAGGTAATTCCTTGGCACACACAGTGCcagatttaaatttttaatctgAATGTTGATGGcaggaagatgaaagaaaagctgttggGCTGTTTTGTCATCTGTAATTAGTAAGAAATTGTGTGCACGAAGGGCTTTTCTTAATTGTGGTATGAGCATCATTTTAATGAACACCTCTTTTTGCTTCAAGGCATCATCTCTGACTTCAAAATATTATAAATTCCTTCCGTTTTAGTTGTGTAAAAGTCAAGTTATGGCTTTGAATAAGCACCTAAAAATTTAGCACAGCTGTTTGTGACCAGTAGACAAATGGAGTAAATTGGGGGGAAACACCAAACCAACCACAAGTCAGGTTTTTAAAGTTGTCAGATGGTTTTGAGAGTTGAAGAAAATGTTGgcttttccctttattttaatgttttttggTTCTTTAATACTGTCTGTCCAGTACAGTATTTGTGTGAAGTAGAGGTGAGGAAATAACTAATATATTTCATAAATACACTGGTATACACATCGTGTGTGtttttatacaaatatatatgtgtatatatatatatgtaaaatccATAAATACTGGACTTAAAAACCTTATGAAGACAGTTATAATTAATTGATTTCTGTGCAAAAATGGTGTTTAAAATGGGGTTTATGTGCTCCTTTCCCATGCCTAGTGGTGAAAAACATGATTTTGAACTACACAGTTTTCTTTAAAGCCTTTGGAAGTATTATCTGTATTATTATAAATGCAGGCTGTTTGGCAAGGGGCAAATTTTAATCTCATGGTGCATCCTAAATGGCAGCCCAAGCTCTagggaaatgtatttttacGAATCTGCAAAATTTGTCTCATTCAAGGCCTTGCAGTTTTTAATGGTTTCTTTTCCTGGGTCTTTTTAGGACATAACAATTTCTGAGTTGTCTTTTCCTCCTGCGGATAAAGTGAAACATGCTAATCTTCCTAAAAGAAAGATTTCCATCCCAGCTGTGTTTCAGTCTCATACTCAATacaaacaggtttttaaagCTGCTCTGACAGGTAAGTCTCACACTGTGCTCTGTGAAATGCTGTCATTTTTAAGCATTGCGCATTAGAACAACAGGGTACATTtgattttttatatatatactgAAATATATTCAGTTTATACCCAAAGATGCCATGTACTCCCCAACATTGCAAAGACAAATCAAAAGGACAGTACACTTCTGTTCAACTATGTAACCTCCTGCAGTTTTCCTGTCTTAAGATTcctaagcttttttttccccctaagtTTTTCCAATAAGTGGATTTTGCAGGTCATATGGTTTATTTTATAattcagattaaatattttgatttggGATGGAAATCTTCCAATGAAAATAGACTTGTTTGAGTGTTGTGTACCTGTGTAAGCATTTTAAGGCTGTGCTAATGATTCTGTTGTTCTCCTTTCCTTACCAAGAGCAATTGAACGTAATGCTGTTTGAGTTGGCCCAGAGACTGCACAATGCCCTCTCCAAAGTGGACATATCATTTTACACTACAGTGAAGGACAGGCAAAGCCAGAGCCAAGGAAGCTGCGCTCCACTCTGCAACCACATGCACCCTGCTAAGCTGGTGATGGTTAAAAAAGAAGGTCAAAACAAGGTGCTGTTTATTCCTTGTGTTTTTACACTTCTGGAGTGAAAGTGTTGGTccactgctttctcttttcttcttgcttgtTTTAGTGCtcatggacttttttttcccctcccttcccttgcaGGGTCGTTTGTTCTATGCCTGTGATGCCCCAAAAGCTGAGCAGTGTTCCTTTTTCAAGTGGATTGAAGATGTGAATCCCACACAGACAAAATCCAGACCGAGCGCAGTGCTCCATGATACAAAAAGTATTGGGACATACCTCAGGAGTCAAAAGATTGCTGTCTATGAGGAATGTCAGCTTTTGGTGAGGTATCCTGAAATGCTGTGCACTTCTCTCAAGTGCTGTGTGAATTCAGGGACTATAAATATTCCACTAGCTTGGGATTTCAGCAGCATTTAGCACGTTTTCATTATATTTGAAGAGTAaagatttctttctgtaaagaaatgCAAGAGCCAAATtagtgaaggaaaaatattgatagcaatggtatttctttttagcaagaatcAAAACTGCTGACCAGCAAATTTCATCAAATGTTACAACTGTTACATTTGAATTATTGTTCATTTAATCATCAGTCAGAGAATTTGATTTATTCTCTACAAGATTCTAATTTTAATGCCAGAAGTCATCTCAAAGGCTATTCTGTGCTGTTAAACTGTAGAGGAAACAATTTAATTGTGTCTGAATATGAGGGAATTTTGCAGTCaagataaatgtatttaaaacttGTTAATGGAAGATGATGTACAACCACTTGGTCCAATCTGTGGAGGTTTCTTATTTTTGGTGCTGAATCTAAAATACGTCGACTGTTTACatacgttttttttttttttaaaattacaatttcCCAGGAAAGCCTTTGAAATTCCAACACAGCGGTATAGTAAATTCAAGAAATTTATGAATACACCTGCCAGCTTTGATGGTGACTCCAAAGCCAAATTATACCTGAAACTAAGCAGAAAGGAGCATTCTTCTCTCTACAGCAAAGGTAAGCACATCTTAAACATCAGATTTAAAGGGTGGCAGTAGGAGAAGCTTATGAGGactctgtggtttttttggcaGATGACATCTGGGTTGTTTCAAAGACTCTGAACTTTGATCCCATCGATACTTTCATTGCAAGCAGTGCTTTCTTTGGACCATCCTCCAACAATGAAATAGAATTGCTACCACTGAAAGGCTACAGTCCCTCCAACTGGAGATCAAGCAGTGAGTTCCACAGCAAATCATTCAGAACTGTGGGAAACAACTATGGAAAAATCCAGCCAGCCATGAAGGATGAGTTTAGAATTTCTCAAATCTTGCACGTGATTtaattcacagtattttttttccttgtatgtTTGAATATATAATTTGAATACAGTAGGTAACACAATTAAACCTGCAAAGTAGCTGGTAAATTCCAAATGGGTGGGGAAGAAATGAGAATAATATAAAGAAAGTAGTAaattatataatataatatacaGTGCAAATTGACTGTCAGAGTGTAAGTAATGGGAATATGCTTTTACTgtccttgaaaaacaaaatacagaaatctcGAACAACTCACTGGAAAATTTATATTCATATAAAAAGCCATGTATTAAATCTGTCATTCTGCAAAagtttcttggttttgctgttgAATAGAGCTAAAgctttggggttgttttgttttgttaatgaAGGAGATAGAATCACTTAATTACTCTTTTGGCATTTTATAATTCATTTATTTAGCTGCTTTGAAATTTCGgctcatttaatttctttctcgttttatttttctgtggcaTTTCCAGTGTGTGTTCACGCCTTGCTGGTTTGTAATGCCAGTGGTGAGCTGGCAGCCTTAAGAAACATGGAGGAGCACTTCAATCCATCCACGTTACCACTAATCCCGTATCTCCTGAAAATGTGAGTTACTGTTCTGTGGTACTGTGAGCAGGTcataaaacagcagcagttcagTAGAAATATCAGAACCACGAGATACAAATGATACCATATCACACCTTTTGGCTATTTTTTGGTTTCTTAggaattttaattctgaaaacacTACGAAAAGAGtgaacaaaaggaaatttaCTCCGCCTGCCATGAGCCTGAAACGCTCAATGACATCTGGCCCTGTGAGCTCTGAAGTGGCAATGGGAGTGGCTGAAGAGATGATCCAAAGGTTCTCCCTGAACCCAGACCAAGCAACTTCATTGATTCACATAGCCCAGATGATGACCTCCTGTGAAAACCTCAAACCAGGGGAAGGACATCAGAGCTTGCCCATCACAATCATACGTGGTACACAGCCAAGAATTGTGACATTTGCTGCTATAGCATCTTTGCAAAAATGCTGATTAATGTGAAATGCCATTAATATGAAATGGCAGAATCAGCCCCTCTGATAATGGCCTTGACATTAATACATCCATTCTGTCAGCACAGAGCTTTTGCTCCTTAAGTTTTCATTCTGCCTTTTGCAGGATTTCACAGAAGCATAAGAGGTTTTTCCTAGAAATATCTATACACAAAATCAGAGTTATTTAGTgtcttctgcttctttcttttcatattaaaaacaCTTCTTATCATGTGTTTATCATGTTTTTGTAAGTGTAAGGTAACTGGTTACCCCTGGAtactgggagctgctgaagcaAGCCCATGCAATGTTTTTACAGGAATCACAGCATAACTGAAGTTAAAGCAATTGATTCAAACTTTCTAGGAAATTTTCACTCATAACTTgggctttttcttccaaaataccAGGTGTTTTTGGAGCTGGCAAGAGCTACCTGCTGTCTGTGGTGATCTTGTTCCTCGTGCAGCTCTTTGAAAGCAGTGAAGCTGTGCAGGGTCCAAGGGCAACTCCATGGAAACTTCTCATTGCTTCTTCCACCAACGTTGCTGTGGACAGGATACTGCTGGGGTGGGTTACTGAGGTTTTTACGGACTCTTCTTCCAAAAACTATAATAATGCACTTGCATGGTGGTGATAATTGCGTTGGTATTTCCTGTAAAACACATCAAAAACATTGATGTCTTTCCCTAAAAAGTGCCGCACACAGGCTTTAATTTTATCTCAGCTCTTTTGCACAGTTCAGAGAATGAAAGCTACACAAAACATTTACAGAAGACCAATATTAGGCTTTACTCTCATCAAATTTACTATTAAAATGCATCATGACAAAGTAATACTGCTCAGGAATCTTTGAGATGTAGCAGTAGGGGAAGGAGCGGCAGAGAGAATCAGATTTATGAAAATTCAGCATGAAGttaacatgaaataaaaaactcaaggtttggaaggaaaaaggaagggaagataCATGTGGAAGACTATGAGGGGGGAATCATCAAGGCATTAAGCATTTTTGAGGCAAATCATGATGaggtaatttattttgattttcttgaaTTACTGAGGTACTTCATCCCGTTAATCAACGAAGTTTGTGTTCCTCCGTGTTCTGATGTGTCTTTTGAAACCACTTTTAAagttttcaatatttcttttttccatttctgtaatttttatcaTCTCTTTCTTTAAAGTCTGCTCAATCTTGGATTTGAGGATTTTATAAGAGTGGGAAGTATAAGGAAAATCACGAAAGCAATTCTTCCCCATAGGTAAGAAAACCTCTTTGAGGGATCTGAAGCAATTTGGGGTATGTTAGCACATTGTTGTAAAGTGATGTTATGTATAAAGTATGATTCTTTTTCCAAGAACTGCTATTTTCAGTTACTGTAATGTATATTACAAAATCTTCTTTGAAGTTTACATGCAGGgtcaggaaatgaaaatgagcaGTTGAAAGAGCTGCTTGCTCTCATGAAAGAAGATTTGACTCCAGCTGAAAAAATATATGTCAGGAAGAGCATTGAGCAGCATAAACTGGGGACCAATAAAACTATTCTGCAACAGGTACAGTCAAAGAGATGAGATGGGAAAGCAGGGATTTGCTGTGTCTTATCCACAGGGCACAGCAAATGGAAACTGGGAATCCCCTCTcctggttttgaaaaataaagtgaatgTTAGGTTTGATTCCACAGGTGTACCTTAGTGtcttatttctaaaaataaatttaggtGTATTCTCCTGCACAGAGGAGATGTGCTGCACAGAGATTAACTTTGAAATGATCTTAACTTTGAAATGATCATAACTTTTTGCCTCCCCATTTTCTCCTTGCTCATGGAAGGTGAAAGTGGTTGGAGTGACGTGTGctgcctgccccttcccttGTCTGAACGCGCTGAGGTTTCCTGTGGTGATGCTGGATGAGTGCAGTCAGATGACTGAACCTGCTTCTCTCCTTCCCATCGCCAGGTACAGCCTTCCTGTGGGGCTTCAGCAGGGACACAGGCTCCAAATAGTGCCAAACTCCACACCTTTTCAAGGACATGAACCCCGAGGTCTCGCCTTAGAGAGCAAGAAGAGTGATTTCACATTGAGGCCTGCCCTTCGGTGTTATTAAACTGGGGTGGAGAAGGGAGGCTGATGGGAAGCAATGTGATCCAGAAACACAGCACACGCTTTGGTTATGAACAGTTTAACGTCCTTTTTAGaacacttttctttccttgttttttcacATTCTTATTTAGGTTTCAGTGTGAAAAGCTTGTCCTTGTTGGAGACCCCAAGCAACTGCCACCAACTGTTCAAGGGTCTGAGAGTGTTCATGAGCAGGGATTGGAGCAGACTCTCTTTGATCGGCTCTGCTTAATGGTGGGTGCTGCTAAACACACCTTTGGAAAAGGTGGAGAGTGGAATTGTAGGTCCACTGAAGTCACTAGGGGAATTCTGGTTCGGCTGTCAGAGGATCAGTGTTTCAGCATTGCAAAagatcataaaatcacagaatggtttggggtggaagggacctcaaaggTCACCTaatccaacccccctgccataaacagggacaccttccactagaccaggttgctccaagttcCATCCATGTGAACACTTCCCACTTCCCAGTCCTAATGTCTCTATCCTCGTTCTTTAGGGACATAACCCAATACTTCTCCGGACACAGTACCGCTGTCACCCTGCCCTCAGTGCCATCGCCAACGAGCTGTTCTATGAAGGGAACCTCATAGATGGGATTTCTGAGGAGGACAGGACTCCTTTATTGGAATGGCTTCCCACACTGTGCTTTTATAGCGTTCATGGCATGGAGCAAGTAAGTTGCTCAACACTTCTTTTATACTTCTTACATAAGAAGTCAATATTGTAGTTTTTCCTccattccatttctttttacattgttGGTGTGAACTAATTTGGGAatcttcttccctctttccagaTTGAAAGAGACAACAGCTTTTATAACATGGCAGAAGCTCATTTTACAGTCAAGCTCATCCAGTCTCTGATTGCAAGTGGAATAGAAGGAGCTGCTATTGGTGTGATTACCCTTTATAAATCACAGATGTATAAGGTTTGTATAATAAATcaataataaaaatcaataaagcAGTTTTCTTAAATGTACTTGTACACTGAGTAGCCAATCTCATCCCCTTCCCTGTTTCTTTGCCCACAGATTCAGAATTTGCTCAGTGGGGTTCACTCTGAGGCTTTTGAAGTCAAGCCTGTCCAGGTGTCCACGGTGGACGCGTTCCAAGGCGCCGAGAGGGAAATCATCGTCCTGTCATGTGTCAGGACGAGGCACTTTGGGTTCATAGACTCGGAGAAGAGGATGAACGTGGCACTAACGAGGGCAAAGAGGCACCTGCTGATTGTGGGAAGTCTGGCCTGTCTGAGCAGGAACAAGCTGTGGGGAAGAGTAATTCATCACTGCAAAGGTAGTAAGTTCCTTTCCGGGGGTTTTTGAAATTGTGCGcctcattttctttaattagaCTATGTATAATACACTTTAAGTTTTATATACATTATATGTGTAATAACATATAAAATATCTGGTATGTACACTAGAGCAACCACTACATTCATTACATATAAACTCTAATTTTTAATACTACACAGAGTATCTAATATATCGCAGGAAAATGCAAGAATGTGCAAGTTGCATGTTTGCAGCTTTACCTGCAAACTCTTTTTATCCAGTAATGGGACCTTACCTGCTTGGCTGACATCAAAGAAAGCATCTTGTTAGTGACTGGATTCCAAAGAACCCTTTTCCAAGCAGAAATATCACAGCCAGTTGGTCCTCTTGGGGAAATAGATGGTGGCATTGCCAGGGGCTGATTCCATGATGGATGCTGTAAAGAGAGACGTAATTATCCTGTTTATTGCTGCTTTTAGGATGGGAAAATGGATTACAACATGCAAGCCAGTGCGAGCAGCAGCTAAATGACATTCTCAAGTCTTACTCGGAGAATTGGCAGGAAGAAGAACTGagtaagaaaaaggaaaaataaaataggtgTTGATTTTGTGAACAAAATATTAACTGCTTGTCTGTAAAAATTACCAGAGCTATTGCTAATCTAGTATTTATTTAAcgtgggattttttttttggatctCAGTGCACTGACACTTCTTAAAGAACACTGATACTTGTGTTTATGTGAGTAAAAATGAATAAAGTGACTTCATTTGGTTGATAACCATAAATAGAGCGACTTTAGCTGCTTGAGAAGTGACATTCTTTTATCCTTACAATGTAGCTAATTGTTTTAGTGATGTTTCATTGTTCTTCGGATTAAACAATATGGTACTTCAGAACAATTCTGTCACCTTCCATATTTACAGGTAGGTCACATCCAGGAAGGAGCTTCGGCTAAAACAATTAAAAGGCCCCTTCCCAAGCTCTTGGGAAAACCTtaagccccttccagtgcctacAGGGGcttcaagagagctggagagcaaCTTGtcacaagggcatggagtgacaggacaagggggaatgtctTCACCTGCCAGAGGACAGGTTTAGCTCGATATTAGGGATAAATTCTTTGCTGTGCGGGTagtagtgaggcactggcacaggttgcccagaggagctgtggctgccctatgCCTGTAAGTGTTCGAGGCTAGGCTGGACGGTCCTTGTGAGCAGTGCTGCGGTGGTGTCCCTTCTGACAGGTGCCAGACACCGGGAATTCCCCATTTGCTTCCCAATTTTCCTGATCCCGGGTGCCTCAGTCCCCCGCGGGTCCCGCCGCCGCCAGATGGCGCCGCGCGCGCGGCGGAGGGAGCCGCCCTGGCGGTGATGCGCCCCTCCCGCCAGCCCGCCACAGCGGCCGCAGCACCGCTCCGCCCTGAGGGGCAGCGCCGGCTCCTTCCGCCGGGGGAGGGCTGAATAGCGCCTTTAAATTACTGCTGACAcctctgtcccagctccctAAAATCTCAATCAAC is from Corvus moneduloides isolate bCorMon1 chromosome 5, bCorMon1.pri, whole genome shotgun sequence and encodes:
- the ZGRF1 gene encoding protein ZGRF1 isoform X4 — translated: MASQEFTVLYTHQKMKKSKTWQDGILKVRTGRNQATLFDDKGQCLESIFIKSQVTPGDDLESERYLITVEAVKVSEKPSEDQPRKAETPAVDRNGVKPSLLPPRHLPVGLKRKFTGFQGPRQVEKKIPAVEDEEKPTVLPLSKQCQGSFPSQFYISSPLFSTIRKKDAETNPSAGFQEEGCKDRGREHMSVSSLLSAPFTDSCEETEKENSDQFVVKTESPLLTGPTDPRAVSHHIRSTAQIIALLKSKPAQGHREQTSGVTGCLSTFQTAENADLYDKKSPVLAAFSGNPAKGLIPDTQRLPFTQGTGSDKKDWNAEMLPNSAEQAGAEVVTGQRQDKKPNCVDSLLQKTEAYIVPIAAAQRDPGTSDWQPKSPGSRSLRNDDVDVIREGNFQMKPDAIEEPGINESSLALDVYPEVPPWTVSGSPSHSDLRQAQRTAWEPGKISSALTSPLDPDSTVSPASGNEETIGDIREPLTHGFLPSEPELPDFFFTREKSSSPEECSLPRLKPMVKPRTPFVTLPVTEETPDVFYPTESEEVQRSLGSSGGNLCSESVAFPWSAPGPEDRSYETSVFGEYTEDRQRGSVPPVLPNLTAQHRQSKWLKYQNSAQRDLIPENSADGDENDDICAQSVLRMLPGDTGEGRAMNPSAPSSALLLPARSSAGERCANSSHPDLVSEGKVLSLHLRQTPLAAATQKVLSHLSCHSGTADSQDITISELSFPPADKVKHANLPKRKISIPAVFQSHTQYKQVFKAALTEQLNVMLFELAQRLHNALSKVDISFYTTVKDRQSQSQGSCAPLCNHMHPAKLVMVKKEGQNKGRLFYACDAPKAEQCSFFKWIEDVNPTQTKSRPSAVLHDTKSIGTYLRSQKIAVYEECQLLVRKAFEIPTQRYSKFKKFMNTPASFDGDSKAKLYLKLSRKEHSSLYSKDDIWVVSKTLNFDPIDTFIASSAFFGPSSNNEIELLPLKGYSPSNWRSSMCVHALLVCNASGELAALRNMEEHFNPSTLPLIPYLLKMNFNSENTTKRVNKRKFTPPAMSLKRSMTSGPVSSEVAMGVAEEMIQRFSLNPDQATSLIHIAQMMTSCENLKPGEGHQSLPITIIRGVFGAGKSYLLSVVILFLVQLFESSEAVQGPRATPWKLLIASSTNVAVDRILLGLLNLGFEDFIRVGSIRKITKAILPHSLHAGSGNENEQLKELLALMKEDLTPAEKIYVRKSIEQHKLGTNKTILQQVKVVGVTCAACPFPCLNALRFPVVMLDECSQMTEPASLLPIARFQCEKLVLVGDPKQLPPTVQGSESVHEQGLEQTLFDRLCLMGHNPILLRTQYRCHPALSAIANELFYEGNLIDGISEEDRTPLLEWLPTLCFYSVHGMEQIERDNSFYNMAEAHFTVKLIQSLIASGIEGAAIGVITLYKSQMYKIQNLLSGVHSEAFEVKPVQVSTVDAFQGAEREIIVLSCVRTRHFGFIDSEKRMNVALTRAKRHLLIVGSLACLSRNKLWGRVIHHCKGWENGLQHASQCEQQLNDILKSYSENWQEEELSKKKEK
- the ZGRF1 gene encoding protein ZGRF1 isoform X3, which produces MASQEFTVLYTHQKMKKSKTWQDGILKVRTGRNQATLFDDKGQCLESIFIKSQVTPGDDLESERYLITVEAVKVSEKPSEDQPRKAETPAVDRNGVKPSLLPPRHLPVGLKRKFTGFQGPRQVEKKIPAVEDEEKPTVLPLSKQCQGSFPSQFYISSPLFSTIRKKDAETNPSAGFQEEGCKDRGREHMSVSSLLSAPFTDSCEETEKENSDQFVVKTESPLLTGPTDPRAVSHHIRSTAQIIALLKSKPAQGHREQTSGVTGCLSTFQTAENADLYDKKSPVLAAFSGNPAKGLIPDTQRLPFTQGTGSDKKDWNAEMLPNSAEQAGAEVVTGQRQDKKPNCVDSLLQKTEAYIVPIAAAQRDPGTSDWQPKPVAFQGHQVKGSAASEVMLRAPCSQLGWQQHLENMDFAAETFFSPLFSRNYDLYGFRQSPGSRSLRNDDVDVIREGNFQMKPDAIEEPGINESSLALDVYPEVPPWTVSGSPSHSDLRQAQRTAWEPGKISSALTSPLDPDSTVSPASGNEETIGDIREPLTHGFLPSEPELPDFFFTREKSSSPEECSLPRLKPMVKPRTPFVTLPVTEETPDVFYPTESEEVQRSLGSSGGNLCSESVAFPWSAPGPEDRSYETSVFGEYTEDRQRGSVPPVLPNLTAQHRQSKWLKYQNSAQRDLIPENSADGDENDDICAQSVLRMLPGDTGEGRAMNPSAPSSALLLPARSSAGERCANSSHPDLVSEGKVLSLHLRQTPLAAATQKVLSHLSCHSGTADSQDITISELSFPPADKVKHANLPKRKISIPAVFQSHTQYKQVFKAALTEQLNVMLFELAQRLHNALSKVDISFYTTVKDRQSQSQGSCAPLCNHMHPAKLVMVKKEGQNKGRLFYACDAPKAEQCSFFKWIEDVNPTQTKSRPSAVLHDTKSIGTYLRSQKIAVYEECQLLVRKAFEIPTQRYSKFKKFMNTPASFDGDSKAKLYLKLSRKEHSSLYSKDDIWVVSKTLNFDPIDTFIASSAFFGPSSNNEIELLPLKGYSPSNWRSSMCVHALLVCNASGELAALRNMEEHFNPSTLPLIPYLLKMNFNSENTTKRVNKRKFTPPAMSLKRSMTSGPVSSEVAMGVAEEMIQRFSLNPDQATSLIHIAQMMTSCENLKPGEGHQSLPITIIRGVFGAGKSYLLSVVILFLVQLFESSEAVQGPRATPWKLLIASSTNVAVDRILLGLLNLGFEDFIRVGSIRKITKAILPHSLHAGSGNENEQLKELLALMKEDLTPAEKIYVRKSIEQHKLGTNKTILQQVKVVGVTCAACPFPCLNALRFPVVMLDECSQMTEPASLLPIARFQCEKLVLVGDPKQLPPTVQGSESVHEQGLEQTLFDRLCLMGHNPILLRTQYRCHPALSAIANELFYEGNLIDGISEEDRTPLLEWLPTLCFYSVHGMEQIERDNSFYNMAEAHFTVKLIQSLIASGIEGAAIGVITLYKSQMYKIQNLLSGVHSEAFEVKPVQVSTVDAFQGAEREIIVLSCVRTRHFGFIDSEKRMNVALTRAKRHLLIVGSLACLSRNKLWGRVIHHCKGWENGLQHASQCEQQLNDILKSYSENWQEEELSKKKEK